A section of the Bifidobacteriaceae bacterium genome encodes:
- a CDS encoding glycerol-3-phosphate dehydrogenase/oxidase, translated as MDHSALSPAGRERALAVMAERELDVLVIGGGVTGAGIAVDAVTRGLTTGIVEAQDWAAGTSSRSSKLAHGGLRYLLMLDFKLVHEALTERDRLLSTTAPHLVKPVPFLYPLTHRVWERPYVATGVGLYDLLAHTPGRRRALPIQRHYFGRELRRVFPDLKPSAAVGAVRYFDSEVDDARLTLTLVRTAARYGAHAASRAEVTAITRNRLGKVDGAVVKDLLSGRSVRVKAKHVIGATGVWTEQTEALTGQGGGLKVLASKGAHIVVPKDRIDGQMGIISRTEKSVLFIIPWDRYWLIGTTDTPWRQATLDHPVATSADVEYLLGQANKLLARPLGKADVIGFYAGLRPLLQPGTKQGTSSAKISREHTVASPVPGLTMIAGGKLTTYRVMAKDAVDFALGKGAAAAKPSITKHLPLLGAEGYDAVRNNAPKLASRYGWDRTRTLHLLGRYGSRVADITDLIDSDPSLAEPIPGGEHYLKAEAVYAATHEGVIHLDDVMMSRTRLNHEVPDAGLAASSVIARLVAPHLGWDQARIEAEVAGYAARVEAERAAARLATDAEAEAARLQAQELTPMEDLGPEIAAAKAEEQERADLAATGQREDAPAGPAGLGADVGANPGDGAGDGGGTASGAESGDGFGAPVAGGADAGASPGESGRGGGRTASGAGKNAKRGGAG; from the coding sequence ATGGATCATTCGGCTCTTTCGCCCGCCGGGCGCGAACGCGCGCTGGCCGTGATGGCGGAACGGGAACTCGACGTGTTGGTGATCGGCGGGGGTGTGACCGGCGCGGGGATCGCGGTGGACGCGGTGACGCGCGGGCTGACCACAGGCATAGTGGAGGCCCAGGATTGGGCGGCGGGGACCTCCTCGCGGTCCAGCAAACTGGCGCACGGCGGGTTGCGGTACCTGCTGATGTTGGATTTCAAGCTGGTCCACGAGGCGTTGACGGAACGGGACCGGCTGCTCTCCACGACCGCGCCGCACCTGGTCAAACCGGTGCCGTTCCTTTACCCGCTGACCCACCGCGTGTGGGAGCGCCCGTATGTGGCGACGGGCGTGGGCCTGTACGACTTGTTGGCTCATACCCCCGGCAGACGCCGGGCCCTGCCGATCCAGAGGCATTACTTCGGCCGCGAGCTGAGGAGGGTCTTTCCCGACTTGAAGCCGTCAGCGGCGGTGGGCGCGGTGAGGTATTTCGACTCGGAGGTGGACGACGCCCGGCTCACCCTCACACTTGTCCGAACCGCCGCGCGGTACGGCGCGCATGCCGCCTCACGGGCGGAGGTGACCGCGATCACCCGCAACCGGCTTGGCAAGGTGGACGGGGCGGTGGTCAAGGACCTGCTCAGCGGGCGCAGCGTCCGAGTCAAAGCCAAGCACGTGATCGGCGCGACCGGGGTGTGGACGGAGCAGACCGAGGCGTTGACCGGCCAGGGTGGGGGGCTGAAGGTGCTGGCGTCGAAGGGCGCGCACATCGTGGTCCCGAAGGACCGGATAGACGGCCAGATGGGGATCATCTCCCGCACAGAGAAGTCCGTCTTGTTCATCATCCCGTGGGACCGTTATTGGCTGATCGGCACCACTGACACCCCGTGGCGCCAGGCGACCCTCGACCATCCGGTGGCGACATCCGCGGACGTGGAATACCTCCTTGGGCAGGCCAACAAGCTCCTGGCCAGGCCGCTCGGCAAAGCCGACGTGATCGGTTTCTACGCGGGCCTGCGCCCGCTGCTCCAACCGGGCACCAAACAGGGCACCAGTTCCGCGAAGATCTCCCGCGAGCACACGGTCGCCTCGCCCGTGCCCGGCCTGACCATGATCGCGGGCGGCAAGCTCACCACCTACCGTGTCATGGCCAAGGACGCGGTCGACTTCGCGCTGGGGAAGGGGGCCGCCGCCGCCAAGCCGTCCATCACCAAGCACCTGCCGCTGCTGGGCGCCGAGGGGTACGATGCCGTCCGCAACAACGCCCCCAAACTCGCCTCCCGCTACGGCTGGGACCGCACCCGGACCCTGCATCTGCTGGGCCGCTACGGCTCGCGGGTCGCGGACATCACCGATTTGATCGACTCCGACCCGTCGCTCGCCGAGCCGATCCCCGGCGGCGAGCATTACCTGAAAGCCGAGGCGGTGTACGCCGCCACCCACGAGGGCGTCATCCACTTGGACGACGTGATGATGAGCCGCACCCGTTTGAACCACGAGGTGCCCGATGCCGGCCTGGCGGCTTCCAGCGTGATCGCCCGGTTGGTCGCGCCCCACCTGGGTTGGGACCAGGCGCGAATAGAGGCCGAGGTGGCCGGCTACGCCGCCCGGGTCGAAGCCGAGCGGGCGGCCGCGCGCCTGGCGACGGACGCCGAGGCGGAGGCCGCCCGCCTGCAAGCCCAAGAGCTGACCCCCATGGAGGACCTGGGGCCGGAAATAGCCGCAGCCAAGGCCGAAGAGCAGGAACGGGCCGACCTGGCCGCGACCGGCCAACGGGAGGATGCGCCGGCGGGGCCCGCCGGGCTTGGCGCCGACGTGGGCGCAAACCCCGGCGACGGCGCAGGGGATGGCGGCGGAACGGCATCGGGCGCGGAGTCCGGCGACGGGTTCGGCGCGCCGGTGGCGGGCGGCGCCGACGCGGGCGCAAGCCCGGGCGAGAGCGGCCGGGGTGGCGGGCGGACGGCATCGGGTGCGGGGAAAAACGCTAAGCGCGGCGGCGCTGGATGA